A segment of the Ignavibacteriales bacterium genome:
TAATAATTCAGAGAATATTCTATCTTTAGAAGTACAGATATTTTTTAAGCTTGCTAAAATATCTTTGACTAATTGTGAACGGCTGCTTAATATTTTTTAAATAAACAACATATGAGCGGTTAAAAAATTTTTCTACTCTATCTACATATTCAAAATTTATTATTGTAGAACGATGTATTCTGATGAACATATTATTAGGTAAAACATTCTCCCACTCTTTTAAAGCCTTTCTTATAACTATTTTCTTGGAATTATTTAAATATATATTTGTGTATTCATTAAAAGCTGCAATACATTCAATATCATTTATCTTTACAAATTGTGGTTTATTCCCTTCAACAATAAATAGATGCTCATTAATATTCTTTTTTAAATCCTGTTCTTCAGTAACTGCCCTTCCTGAATGAGAGCTATGTTTCATTTTTTGTTTTTTATTTAACCTTGTTTCTATGGATTTATATAAGTCAGCCGCTAAAAAAGGTTTGATGATATAATCATCTGCCCCTAAATTCATACCTTGTCTTAAGTCAGTCATTTCAGATTTAGCAGTTAAAAAAATAAATGGAATGGTAGCAGTAGCAGCAGTTTGACTTAGCATGGTTAGAACTTCATAGCCATCCATCTCTGGCATTTTAATATCGCTTATTATTAAATCCGGCAAAATTTCTTGTGCTAATTTTACACCCTCAACACCGCCATCAGCCGTAAAGGCTTTGTACCCTTTTATTTCAAGTAAATCTCTTATTCCAGTTCTAACCGGTTGTTCATCTTCAATTACTAATATTTTTTTCATCTGATTAAATTCCCAAAACGATATTTTTTATGCCGTGAAATATAATAAATATATGTTAGTCAAAATATTTACATACGTGTAACAATCTATTATATTTCTGTTTCCAAGTTTCCTCATAAAGTCGTCATTAGCGGTATGGAAACTACAAACACTGTCCCTTCATTCAATTTACTTCTGTAAGAAATTTTCCCACCATGCGATTCAACCGATCTTTTAACTATTGATAATCCTAAACCAGTCCCGGGTATGTTAATTGTATTTTTGCCCCTGTAAAAAGTTTCAAACAAGTTTTTTTGATCTTGCTCGGCAATACCAATTCCATTATCAGAGACAATAAATTCAATATTTGAATGCGATTGAACTACTTTAAAAATTACATCTCCTCCGTTTGGAGAATATTTTACTGCATTGGACAAGAGATTGGATATGATATGTTGTAAAAGTTTTTCATCTACAATGGCATGTTTATCCTTTAATAAGTAATTGAAGATAATATTGTGTCCGGGGGTTGCAATGGTGTAAATTTCTTCCACCATTTTTATGCAACAACTATGTAAATTTATTATCGAAGGATTAAATTCCCATTTTCCTAAATCAGTTTTATTAATTGTCAGAATATCATCAAGCAATCCGGTCATATATACAACTGCATTTTGAATTTTTATTATCTGTTCCAAATATTTTTCTTCTTTGCACGTTCTACCTATCATTGCAAGCAATTCAGAAGAAGTAAGAATTGTTGTAAGTGGTGTTCTAAATTCGTGGGATGCTGTAGATAAAAATCTGGACTTTAGTTCATTCAATTGTTTTTCTTTTTCAAAGGCATTTTTATGAAAAACTTCCATTTGTTTAATTTCAGTTATATCAATCAGTACACAAACAAACCCGGCAATCGATCTATCATCATTGTATAGTAGGTTTTCTGTAATCATTATACTCTTTTGATTCTCTGCATTCTCATTAAAAAATATTTCGGCTACTTTAACAAGTCCATCTTTTAGTATATCCTCATCAATTTTTTGCAACTGATTTGCAACATCCGCGGGAAAAATATTAAATACATCTCTTCCCTTAATTAATTTCCTTTGTAGATCAAAATATTTTTCAAATGAAGAATTGCAATCTATCAATAATTTATTTTTATCTTTTATAAAGATTGGATTTGCAACCGTATCAATAAGCGTTTGAAGATATGAAAGTTGATTCTTGAGTTTTTTTTCAAATGATTTTTCTTTTTTTATCTTTTCTTCTAATTGTAGATTCTCATTTTTTAAGTAAGATATTCTTTCTTCAAATGCTGCCTCAGATTTACTTTTGTGTTGTGGTTTTTTATCCAGGGTTATAATTTTTGGAAAATTATTTCCTACTATTAAACAAAAAAATAATTCATCATTTATTTCGAAAGAAATGCTATTGATTTCAACGTTACACCGTGTTCCATTTTTTAGTGAATGTATGGCATAGAATTGTTTTTTTTTAAGATGATGCAATATGCTTAAATGTGGTTTACCTGTAAGGGAATTATCAATTTTTAATAAATTCAGTTTTTGAAATTTATTTTTGCTATAACCGTAAAATTTACAGGCTGCATTATTTACTTCTTTAATCGAAAAATCTTTTGAATCGATTAACAATATTGCGGATGGATTTTTCTCAAATAATATGTTGTACTCATTACTCATTCTTATTTAGATTCCACGTAAAGCAAACTTCAAAATTCGTATTCGCTTTTCTACTTAACACCTAATAATATTTATTTAAGCAGAATCATCCTCTTCACATTTCTAAACTCTTTACCATAATTGGACCTGGCATACATTGAGTAGAAGTAAACTCCTGAGTTTAAGTCTGAACCATTAAATGGAATTTCATATTGACCGGCTGATTGAGTTTGATTGAGTAATTCTTTTACTTCTTGTCCAATCGAGTTAAATATTTTTATTGTAGTGTAGCTTTCATTTGGTAAAGAATATTTAATTATCGTTATCGGATTAAATGGATTAGGAAAATTTTGCGAAAGAGAAAAGTCCTTGGGTAAATTATTTTCTTCTTCTACTTTAGTTGGTCGCTCAACAAATTCCAAATAATTGAAATTGAAGCCTCCAAAAAAGAACTGAATTTGTAGAGAATGATCTCCGGCTGATAGAAATTTATTTTCTAGTTTTATTGTGGACCATTTTTGCCACCCACCTGTAACAGGAACTGTTATAAAATCAGAAAAATTATTTCCATCCAATTTAAGAAGAATTTTTCCACCGGCTGTGTTGGCGGCAATTCTGATAAGTGCATCATAGTTGCCTTCTTGTAAGACAGTTACGGTAAATTTTAGCCAATCTCCAGTTTCTATCCATCCAATATCAAATCCATTTGTATAAACATCAGAACACTTTTCAATATCTACTCCATCATTTCTGTATTCATATCCATTATTATAGACAGCACCTCCACCAGTGTTTTCATAAACTTTATCCTGATAAGCAAAACCTATTTTGCCAAGATCGTAATTAGCACCATAAATTCTACCCGGAATAAAACCATCTCCAAATGATATTGTCTCAGAATTCCCAGGTTGTCTAATTAGGGCATCAACAACATCTTTGTTTTGAGTGCAATTATCTATTCCAAGTTTTTCCGCTTGCTTAATTAATGCATTAGTAGCAAACTCAACTGTTGGTTTCGTAACGCTTCCACTCCAATAATCAAGAAGCTTTTGGTAGTCTGTTGTAAGTGGTGCGGACAAAGGTCCAGCTATCGAAGCAATTTTTTTATGAGGCCACCAAGCCCAGCCAATGTTATGTAGTTTCATTAGTTCAACACATTCAACAAACCAGGAGTTAGAGTTTTCTCCGGTTTCTCCTAACCAAAGCGGAACGTTAAAACTATTTTGAATATTTAAAAGATATTGTATGGATTGTGTGTTTGGTTCATTCCAGTATTTATGGAAACTGTAAACCATATTATTATCCCAAGGTGGAGTTAGTCCATTAAAGTCGGTGGCATACCAATTTCCTTCAATAAACAGAATATGGTTAGCATCTACATTCCGTATAGCATTAGTAATATTAATATAAAGCTCGCGAAGAAGATCATTATTTGCACCTAAGTTGTATGCAGTTTCGTTTATCAAATCGTATCCGCCAATCCATTCTTTATCAGAATATCTCTCAGCAATTTTTTTCCAGAGATCAACTGTTCTTGTTCGATATGAAGCATCCAACCACAATCTTGCTTCGCCGTCGCTATCGCTTATGTTGTCTTTATTCTGCGCACCTGGGGCGCAGTGCAAGTCAAGAATTAAATAAAGTTTGTTTTGCTCGCACCAACTAAGTAAACTATCGATAATTGCAAATCCTTCTTCTAAGTAAACACCAGGCTGATTTGGCGGTGTAAGCATTTTATATGTTAATGGCAATCTAATTGAATTAAATCCCCATTGTGCTATTTTATCAACGTCTCTTTTGTTCACATAATATTTTTGATAAGTTTTGTAAAATAATTCTGTGTTAGCAGTCCCAATTAGTGATTCAATTTTATTTCTTATTTGTGTTGGAGAATTTGCGAATCCCGATGTATGTAGCATATAACCTTCCGGTACAAGCCAGCCACCCAAACCAATACCACGTAAATATATTTCCTTGCCTTGCGAGTCAACGATTTTTTTTCCGCTTGTTTTAAGAAAACCTTCTGCGTTAAGATTTACCGACTGTATAATAAGAATAAATATTAAAATTAAGATTCTATGTGTGGGCATAATTGTTCCGATCTTTGTTACGAAAAAATTGCAAATTAAACCAACTAAATATGGGACATTATTTTCGTTTTTTAACTTCATTCTGAGCCAACTGAAGAACTGCTCTTCCATTAGGATAATCAGGATTTAATTCCAGGCACTTTTTAATTGCATCCAATGCTTTATCAAACTTAGCATCTCTGCCATAAGCACCGGTTAGATAGAAATAAACTTCAGCATCCAGGTGTGAGTATAATAAACTCTTTTCAAAATACTGAATAGCTTGCTTATTATTCTTCCTAGAAAAATTCACGTATCCAAGCCACTTAGTTGAAAATGCATTTGGAGATTGATTATATCTGATTAATAAGAAGGGATAGGCTTCTTCATAAAGTTTATTTTTAATAAGTAGATCAATCAAATTGTCACAATATTCAACTTGATATGGAAAAGTATTAATAAGGATACTCATTTCCTTTTTGTAAGCTGTAAAGTTTTTTTCTCTTAGAAATTTATCTGCCAATATTTTATGCGAATTGCCCCACCCAAGAGAACCAGATGCAACAAAGTAAGCCAACGAATCATAAATATTAGAAAGCTTAATCCGATTTAAGTTTTGTTCATTTACATCTTCAACATAAGGCCAATCGTTTTTTAAAATTCTTATTCTGTACAATGCAATTAACGTATCTATCTTGGAAAAATTAAATTCTGCTTTAACAATACTATCCTGTTTTTCCTGGGGAATATTTTGCGGAATTGCATTCGGTAAATATTTGTTCTGTTCCAGGACTTCAAATATTTTTTTCCCCATTAATTGGTAACCAAAAAGATTTGGATGCAAATGATCCGTCATTAAATTGTTACCAACAATTTTATTGGAACTGACAGAAGCAAACAAAGAATCAATGTTAGCCACTGGATAATTGAATTCTTTTGCCAGTTTATTAATTGTTAAATTAAATTTTTCCGGAGCACGAAAGCGAAGTAAATCCAGATCTTTTGCTAATCGAAAAAGAGAATCGGCATTGTTTTGTTTCCCAGACTTTAGCTCTGCAATTGCTTTCTCATAGATACTATCTGCACCAGCAATGTTTGCCTGATTTTTAGAGACAAATGGTTTTTGATCTTTTAAATTTGACACTAAGCTTGCTAATACAACATTTATATTATTCGCCTTAGCTAATTGAAGCATTTCACGTAAATTATCTTCAAATTGTTTTACACCCTTATTAAACAACTCTGAGTTTAGTGGAACGTACTGCCCTTTAGCTAACTTAGCCATCAATGTAGAATTACTTTGATTCGTAAAACTTTTTTTGGTAAAGATTGATGAAATCCATTTAATTGTATTCCGAAGCAATTCAGTTGTCTTAAACTTATCTACCCAAAGCGAAAATTTTATCAACCACCTTGAACTTCCAAAAGATTCTGTTGATGCAACTCCTAAAGCGCCATAATATTCATTATGCCCACCGTAGAAAATAATCAAATCAGGTTTTTGATCCAGTATACCAGGGAAAAGATCCAGCCATGTGTAAGAATTGGTTGCAGTAATTCCACAATTAATTACTTCTATTTGAGCTTCGGGATATAGTAATCGTAATCTGTCTTCAATGTAGTTTGAAAAAGATCCGTTTGGTAAATAAGGAAAACCAGCAGCGCTACTTTCTCCAACTACAAAAACGCGGAAAGCATTTTTCTTTTTCTCTTTTAAAAAGCTGGAGCTTAAAACTAAAGGTGCGTTTAGTGTGGAATGGAAATACCGTTTTGCAATGTAGTTATTAAGAGTTATTTGATTTTCATTAATTTCAATCCATTGACGCTGGTCTATGCCATAGTTAAACAATCTCAATGATAATTCAAGTACAATCAAAAGAAATATTGGAATCAATATTAGAACTAAATAAAACCATTTTGGATATTTCTTTTGTTTAAGATTTTTCATTTTAGATGTTCTGATTTAATAAATGCTAAGACTAAATAAATCAAAAAAGTCATAATTAAAATGATTTTACAAATTGATAATTATTAAATGTCTTGCTGAGAACAATTTAACAATCTGGTAATGAACAATTATTTTATTAACTACTTTAATAACAGGATTTTTTTACTTGAAGAATAATCTCCAGCATGAAAGCGTATTATATATGTTCCACTTACAACATCATTACCGGAATCATTTTTAGCATTCCAAACAATTGAATAAACTCCGGCGTTTTGCTTGCTATCAAATAATGATGCGACTTTTTTCCCAAGAATATCATAAATAATAATTTTCACTTGAGATTCTTCAGGAAGAAAATACTTAATTGTTGTTGTGCTATTAAAAGGATTCGGAAAATTCTGATCAATATGAAAACTTAGTTCTGACTCTTCGCCTTTTTCTGTAAAAGTGTTTACACCTTTCCCAAATTTTTCTATTCCATACCATAACGTTTTGTTCTGGTTTTGGTCAAATGTAACATCAAAATAATTTGAGATTGTTGGCTGCAAAGTTTTAACCTGGTTAACATTTACTCTTCCATAACTATCTAAAGGTGAAATAATAATTGAATCAGCAAAAATTTTTAGTTGGAAAGAAACGCTTATCGGCTTCATCTGCGTTGGGTTTCTTCCCCAGTTGTTATGGAAAGTATTAATCCCATCCCAAACCATTCCAGTATTTTGTGTAACGGTTGAAATTGACATTAAAGATTTTGAAGAAATCGAAAGAGAATCATTTGTTAACGTTGTCCAGGTGAAAGTCCCAAAGCCATCTGCATTTTTAATTTGTAGATTACCAATTTTAGTATTAATAAAATCATTCAGGAATCCTGCAGCTCCAATAAATTTTTTGGTATTAATAGAAATCAATCCATCAGTATTCCAGATTATCTCTTTCGTATTGCTTTTATATGGGTTAACAGGGTCATCTTGTATAGAAGTAAAATCAGTTGGAATACTGCTGTCAAAGGATTCATTTCTTAGTTCATTTATCAATGCGTTTCTTTTTGCAAAAAGTGATGGTCCCGACCAATCTCCGCTTTCATTTTTAGAAAGTAGACTAATTTGATTATTGGTGTAGTTGAGTTTTACAGTTTCAATTGATTTTGAAATGAATCCGTTTCTAAAAGCATATGCGCAGGAAGGCATCAGCGACATCATCGCAGTGTTTCTCTGAAGATCGAAATAGCTTGTTATTTTATCTGTGGACCAGTCATTGGATCCGTTGTAATCGAAAAACATAATTGCATCTGTATTATTAAAAGCGGAATACGCAGTAACAAAAATAAGTCCTTCAGTTTGATAGCGATTTGGAAAACAATAATTAACTTCGCTGATGGTGAATGGTTTACCGACCGAAGGAACCCCCGCAAAAACATCAGCTATCGAAAATCCTGATTTTGATGTAACCATCGGTTGATTGGAAATTTGCCAATCAGTTGCAGACCAGGGAATATTTGGGAATGAAGGATGATCCCAATAAGTGTGGTTGTCAATATAATCTAATTTGGATTGAGTTGTTAAATCGCCAGGTCCAACATTCCAGTTTGAACCAACAATTGGCACTTTAACTTTAAGTATGTTCACCAGATAATTTTTCATATCAGCAAAATAATCATCCTGAAGATTTATATAGAATGCTGACATATTTTTTACGCGTGCATCAGTAAATTTCACAGCCTCAGAATAATCAATTCTAAGTACTGAACTATTCTCAACCAACTCACCAGGCATCAAACCAGTTTTACCAGTTAATCCAAGTTTAATTTCATCGAACCAATAATTGCCAATTGAATTATTAAATTGAAATGCTAATCTTGTATTGCTGCAGTTATCACTAGCTTTGAAAGTAAAGGAATATACTTTCCAGTTGCTATTGATATTGAATTCTTTCCAGGCATATCCTGTCCACGGAGAAGTTTCCTCTCCAACTGAAACAAAAATTTTTTTATTGCCATCGGCTCGGGCTGCAAACTCAACTGAATAGATTGAATCTTTCAAGATTTTTAAATTCACTTGCTTCCACTGAATATGCCAGCTTGTACCAGAAACTTTTGTAACTGTTACTTTAGCAGATAAAAATCCTTGATAAGGATTAATAACATCTTTTGTTTGTTGGGCAGAAGCATTCGGTGAGTCCAACTCAACTTGCCAGTTATTTAACGCCGCAACAGATTCAAAGTCACCATTTTTAATCAGGTTAGAAAAATTTCCGTTAGTTGCATCAGCATTCCAGCTATTAGCAAGGTTTTGTGTTGAAGTATATTTCCCGGAAAGAAATTTATTCCACAAACTGTCGAGCATTCTGTTATGCCGCCATATTAGTTTTCCTCCATCACCAAAAGTTTTAAGCACATTATCGCGCCACATTCGATACAAAGAATTCTCATTTGTAATTTCTAACATTGCCATTACAGGGTCGTCAACAAGCGGTAAATTGGTGTAAGGATTAATGTGTGTTAAAAGCTGCTGTGCATATTCCTTTTGTAGTTGAATTAAATAAGGATCAAAAATAGTAACCCCTTTTCCATAATCAGGAATTGAATCGGCATTTGCTACGCCATCCATTTCTTTAAATGCCCGAGCAACATGTAGGTTAATATTAGCATAGATGCTATTCTTTTTTAACGCTGCAATCAAACATTCAAAATTATCAAGATAAAAAGGATTTAATGAACGAGTATTTACTGCATCTGCAAATAAACTTCTTTCGCTCCAGGCATTATCCATATGATGAAATCGTACCAGGTTAAAACCCATCTTTCTCAGTCTTCCAGCAATAGCGTCTGCTTTATCAGGATCTGGAAAAGCTCCATCAGCAACTAAGTTTGTTCCCCAAAAACGAATTGGAGTTCCTCCTATTGCAAAATTTCCATTTGAGTTTACTGAAACAAATTCTGTAATTACATGAGCAGGAAATACAGGAAGAAATTTTTGTGATGTGGAATCATCCCATGGAAGATTAAAATTGAAACCACCAGAAAAATTTTGTGCTGTAAGAATTATATTAAAAGAGAATATAGCTGCCAGAACCAGAAATAATTTCATCATTTTCATGTTATTAAAATTAATTATTGTCATTGTAAATCATTTTCTTATTCATTTTTTATTTTAAATAAACCATCTTCTTGCTTTTTGTTCCGGATAAAGTTTCCAAACAGTAAAAATAAATTCCACTTGTTAATCCTGGCTTTCCGTCAGGTAGATTTGAAGCATCAAAATCAAGGGAATATTCTCCAGGACCTTTTTCACTATTTAGAAGCGTGGCTACTTCGTTACCCAATACATCAAAAATTTTTAAACTCGTATGAGAATGGTTTGCCAAGTGCCATTTAATAATTGTAGATGAATTAAATGGATTAGGATAATTCTGGTACAGAAAAAAATCATCAGGAATGGATGAGTTTAATTCTTCACCAATTGAAGTAAAAGCATCATTAATTTTTCCAGGTGTTCCTTTAGTAAATGAAGCGCCCCAGTTTTGCGGCAGAGAATTATCCTGATGCGGATTTTTTAATTCAAGAGTTGCGCCTTTACCATCTGGTTCTGTTGGCCAGGCCGAGTTGTTTTTATAAGTAAGTGAGTCAGCAATATTCAGGTTATTATCATAAAGCCTAATTTTTTCTCCCTCGCTATTTAATCCAAAATTAAAATTCCCAATTCTATTTTTAACATTTGGAAAGAGCGCTGAAAATTTAGAAGTATCTCTGCATAAAACTAAATATTGATCGCTCCCAACCATCGTTCTCTTAGGAATTACGAATGAATGTGTGTCATCACCATCTTTAAATACCCAGTCAAAAATATCAATTGAAGAGGATGAACAGTTGTATAGCTCAACCCAATCTTCAGTATCAAATGAAGAAGCAGAATTATAATTTATTTCATTAATAACAACAGATGTATTTGTACTATCAACTTCGAAAAGTGCTGTAACTGAAACATTATTTGATAGAGCTAAAGAAATAGTTGATGAATTTGTATCATCAACTCCTGTCCACTCTTTAAATTTATACCCGGCATTAGGTACAGCCGTTAGCTTGATTGGAATACCAAGGAAATAGTTTCCTCGCCATGGAAAATCATTTAAAGTAAGCGAGTTAAGAACTATTCTGCCGGCATTTTCCGGAAAAGAATTTACCGAAACTGTTGCAACTCCGCTTAGGTTAAATTTTTGAGCAAAATGAGAAAGCATAAATATTACTCTTTTATCCGCAAAGTTTTCTAAAACAGCCACTCGTTTGTTCCAATCTGTTAGAGTTCCACCGTTCCATCGTTTTAAATGTCGTGTTATTTCTGGTTCAATATTATTTTTAAACTGTTTGATTTTTTTTATAACGGTATCAGCGATGAAAATTGAATTTGCATAATCGGAAAAACGAGTAATAAAATTATTTTTGAATTCAGTGCTTACTAATAATTTTCTTAAAAGCAATGTAGACCAGGGTGGATTAGGCCAATTTGGACCGTTAGCAGCCGTTGCATCTTCTAACATATTATGTTTATATGCAAATTGATCGAATAAGCCAAAACCAAAATCCGTATCATATAAAATCCAGCGCCACTTTCCAGAAGGGCTCTGGGGACACCAGAATTTAATATTGTTGCCGGGCCAGTCCGTATTATCAAAATAAATTTGGGAAACCAAATAGCTTATATATTCATCAATATCAATCTTCGATTTAATATAATTGTAAATAGCTGGATTATTAATATCATATTTGGAAATGAAATTCATTAATGATTTATAATCAACATTACTACCTGTTACCACAGAACCATCTGTTTCAAGAATATTTATGCTGTCGGGATTTAAATCATGATGGGAAGCAATATAATGTTCATTTACTTTTTCTCTGATATCATGAATTCCCCAGTATTCCCCATTTATAAAAACCACGGCAGGATGGTAAGCAAGTACATCAACACCAGTATTATTAATCAGAGAATGCATTAGCGCATCTCTTAGCATTGTATTATTCCAATCGTTTCCGGAATTGCGTAAAACGATACTTTCAAATTTATCCAACGGCAGGTTATTAAAAAATTTGTAATTGATATTTTTGAAACCATATTTATTCCGGGCAAATATTGCAAGCGATTTTTGATTTTGTGCTCTTCCATAGGTGCCATAAATTTTTACTCCGGCATCTATACTAAATGCTAAACTACCATCCGGCTCAAATAACTCAACATGAATTGGTCTTTCCCAATCTTGCCAAAAATTAGCACCAAAGTATGGATACACTGGATTTGCACTATCCCCAAACACGTATATTCCATAATTATTATCCCAAAGATTTTCCGGATTTGTTGAAATGGAAAAAATCTGCAAAGTTGTCTTTTCATTTATAAAATAGGTGTGGGTTACCGATTTACTCCTAAGTGAATCGGAAATGAAAGAGCAAGCTCTTACCACCGTCGTCTTTGCAATAAGAATCTTGTTAATATATTTGGTTGAATTATTTGTTGGTTCGGAACCATCCAGTGTGTAAAAAACATTTTCAGTTGATTGAATTGGATTTAGCTCAAGATAAAATGATGAATTATAAAACCCACCTTCAGCAGAAAATTGTGGCGGGATAAGTGACGTATCTATTTGCGCTGTTTGTGGTGGCGAATATAAATCCTGTAACTTATCTAAAGAATTAGACTGAGAAAAAATTCTAATGGAAATAACGGTAAGGACTATAAATATTTTAAATGAGTTCTGATTCATTAAGTATTAATTATCTCCAGTTTGATCTTTATACAATCGAATTAAAAGTAAAAAATTCAATCGTAATATACCCGTAAATAAGATATTAATAAAATTAAAGATCGTTAGGAAGGTATTATAATTACTGCCCCTTGGACAATTATTCGAATTGTTGTTTGGATTCTTAGCATAAACCGTTTTACTAATAATTGAACCCAGATAGATAATTTCTCGAAAGGATTCAATTAAATAAATTTGAACTAATTTAATAAAATTAATTTCTTCGATTGTAGAAAGTCTTTTCCTTTTAACGAATAAAAATAAACATTCGAGCTAAGATGTTTTCCCGCGCCATCAATTGCATTCCAAATAAACTCATTCTTACCTGGTTTAACAATTCCTAAATCTCTAAAAAAAATTTGTTTTCCCAGTATATCGTGAATAAAAAGACTTAAATGCTCTTCCCGCTGTAAATAAAATTGTATCTTTGTTGTGCCATTAAATGGATTAGGAAAATTCTGTCCAAGAATAAACGAAGATGGAAATTCTTTTGATTCATTAAGAATACCAGTTGAAGCATCTTCAATAATAATTCCATTCAACAAAGTTCTATTAATCTGTGCCGCCAAATTTATTTCTAATATTTCATCAGTTACAGAAACATTTTGTATCGTTAACTCATAGGCAGTGTTTATACCAGCAATCTTAAATAGATCAAGATCTTTAACTTCAACTTTACCTTCCACATAAACATCAAAAACCCGGCTTTCATTCTGCGAGAAAAAATTTTCCGCCATCATCAGCTTTAACCTGTAAGTTCCATTTGGCACTCTTACTTTGTAACCAACAAGACCAAATCTTTCACTTCTATAAATTGCATCTTCATCAGTTCCATTTATTTGAAGAGTGGAAGGATATTGTGTTATTGATCCATCCATGTAACCATACTCCGCACTCTCCTTCCATGGCTGGTCCGCAAGATAATCACCATTTGCTAATCCGCCAACATCTAT
Coding sequences within it:
- a CDS encoding CotH kinase family protein, with the protein product MNQNSFKIFIVLTVISIRIFSQSNSLDKLQDLYSPPQTAQIDTSLIPPQFSAEGGFYNSSFYLELNPIQSTENVFYTLDGSEPTNNSTKYINKILIAKTTVVRACSFISDSLRSKSVTHTYFINEKTTLQIFSISTNPENLWDNNYGIYVFGDSANPVYPYFGANFWQDWERPIHVELFEPDGSLAFSIDAGVKIYGTYGRAQNQKSLAIFARNKYGFKNINYKFFNNLPLDKFESIVLRNSGNDWNNTMLRDALMHSLINNTGVDVLAYHPAVVFINGEYWGIHDIREKVNEHYIASHHDLNPDSINILETDGSVVTGSNVDYKSLMNFISKYDINNPAIYNYIKSKIDIDEYISYLVSQIYFDNTDWPGNNIKFWCPQSPSGKWRWILYDTDFGFGLFDQFAYKHNMLEDATAANGPNWPNPPWSTLLLRKLLVSTEFKNNFITRFSDYANSIFIADTVIKKIKQFKNNIEPEITRHLKRWNGGTLTDWNKRVAVLENFADKRVIFMLSHFAQKFNLSGVATVSVNSFPENAGRIVLNSLTLNDFPWRGNYFLGIPIKLTAVPNAGYKFKEWTGVDDTNSSTISLALSNNVSVTALFEVDSTNTSVVINEINYNSASSFDTEDWVELYNCSSSSIDIFDWVFKDGDDTHSFVIPKRTMVGSDQYLVLCRDTSKFSALFPNVKNRIGNFNFGLNSEGEKIRLYDNNLNIADSLTYKNNSAWPTEPDGKGATLELKNPHQDNSLPQNWGASFTKGTPGKINDAFTSIGEELNSSIPDDFFLYQNYPNPFNSSTIIKWHLANHSHTSLKIFDVLGNEVATLLNSEKGPGEYSLDFDASNLPDGKPGLTSGIYFYCLETLSGTKSKKMVYLK
- a CDS encoding carbohydrate binding domain-containing protein; the protein is MMKLFLVLAAIFSFNIILTAQNFSGGFNFNLPWDDSTSQKFLPVFPAHVITEFVSVNSNGNFAIGGTPIRFWGTNLVADGAFPDPDKADAIAGRLRKMGFNLVRFHHMDNAWSERSLFADAVNTRSLNPFYLDNFECLIAALKKNSIYANINLHVARAFKEMDGVANADSIPDYGKGVTIFDPYLIQLQKEYAQQLLTHINPYTNLPLVDDPVMAMLEITNENSLYRMWRDNVLKTFGDGGKLIWRHNRMLDSLWNKFLSGKYTSTQNLANSWNADATNGNFSNLIKNGDFESVAALNNWQVELDSPNASAQQTKDVINPYQGFLSAKVTVTKVSGTSWHIQWKQVNLKILKDSIYSVEFAARADGNKKIFVSVGEETSPWTGYAWKEFNINSNWKVYSFTFKASDNCSNTRLAFQFNNSIGNYWFDEIKLGLTGKTGLMPGELVENSSVLRIDYSEAVKFTDARVKNMSAFYINLQDDYFADMKNYLVNILKVKVPIVGSNWNVGPGDLTTQSKLDYIDNHTYWDHPSFPNIPWSATDWQISNQPMVTSKSGFSIADVFAGVPSVGKPFTISEVNYCFPNRYQTEGLIFVTAYSAFNNTDAIMFFDYNGSNDWSTDKITSYFDLQRNTAMMSLMPSCAYAFRNGFISKSIETVKLNYTNNQISLLSKNESGDWSGPSLFAKRNALINELRNESFDSSIPTDFTSIQDDPVNPYKSNTKEIIWNTDGLISINTKKFIGAAGFLNDFINTKIGNLQIKNADGFGTFTWTTLTNDSLSISSKSLMSISTVTQNTGMVWDGINTFHNNWGRNPTQMKPISVSFQLKIFADSIIISPLDSYGRVNVNQVKTLQPTISNYFDVTFDQNQNKTLWYGIEKFGKGVNTFTEKGEESELSFHIDQNFPNPFNSTTTIKYFLPEESQVKIIIYDILGKKVASLFDSKQNAGVYSIVWNAKNDSGNDVVSGTYIIRFHAGDYSSSKKILLLK